TCCCCTTGGTGCTGTGGCTCGGGGTCATCGCGCACCCGCACGGCCCGCACCGCAACAGGCCCTTCAGCAGCGCCCCGAATGGGTTCCGCACCAGGGCCCCGCCCGTGCGCCCGTTGCGCGTCAGGGCGTGCTGCACCGCGGCGAACACGCCCGGGTCCACGATGGCCGGGTGCTCGCCCGCGTGGACCTCGTCCTTGTACCGCACGTGCCCCACGTACAGCGGGTTTGTGAGCAGGTTGTACAGGTTCGTGCGGTCGAACGGCTTGCCGCCCTGCTCCGGACCCTTGCGCGTGGCCCAGCGCTTGGTCGTCCACTGGCGCCGCTCGAGTTCCGTGACCACCGGCACGAGCGCCCCGTGCTCCAAATACAGTGCGAAGATCTGGCGCACGCGCTCGGCCTCGGCGGTGTTGAGTGCGAGCTTGTACCCGCCCGGGTCGATGTCGTACCCGAGGACCGGGTGGCCCCCGGCCCACTTGCCCTTGCGCCGCGTGGCCGCGATCTTGTCCCGGGTCCGCTCCGAGATGATCTCGCGCTCGAACTGCGCGAACGACAACAAGACGTTGAGCACGAGCCGGCCCATGCTGGTCGCGGTGTTGAACTGCTGGGTCACCGAGACGAACGCGACCTTTTTGTCCTCGAACGTGCGCATCAGCTGGGCGAAGTCGAGCAACGACCGGGACAGGCGATCGACCTTATAAACGATGATGCAGTCCACCTTCCCGTCGGAGACATGTTCGAGGAGCTTGTGCAACCCGGGGCGATCGGTGTTCCCGCCCGTGTACCCCCCGTCGTCGTACTTCTCGGGCGACAGGGCCCACCCCTCGCCGGCCTGCGAGCGGACGAACGCTTCCCCGGCCTCGCGCTGTGCGTCGAGCGAGTTGAACTCCTGCTCGAGCCCCTCCTCGGTGGACTTGCGCGTGTAGATCGCGCACCGCACCCGTTTCACCGGTTCTCGGTCCGCGGGCTTCGGTTGGGGTTGCGGTCGGTTGAGTCGGGTCGTGTGCGAGGTCATGCGCGCTCCGGTTTGTTGAGTTTGAAGAAGTGGAACCCGTTGCAGTGGGTGCCGGTGACGGCCTTGGCCACGGCGCTGAGCGAGGGGAACACGCGCCCGTCGTACTCGAACCCGGTGGGGAGCACCTTCACGTGGACCGTGGCGCCCTTGTACGCGCGGGTAATCACGCTCCCGGGCGGGGGCAGGCGCGCGTCGCTCGTGTCCCTGGGCACGGTGCCGGTATGCACGGGTCCGGCGGAAGCGGTGCTCCCCTTGGGCGGGATCAGGCGGATGTCCGCGTCCCGGGCCAGTTGCACTGCTCGGGTCCGGGCCCGGGCCGAGAGGTCGCCCTCGGCGAGCACTTGCAGGCGCCACGCGATGCGGCGCACGAGCCACGTGCGGTTCCCGGTCGTGGTCGGCTCCCCGAACACCTCCGCGTACCGCGCGCGCAGGTCCGTGGGCGTGAGCCGCTGGAGCGCGGCGAGTTCCTTGGCGACATTGATCTCCACCCGCAATCTCCTCGAAAATCCTGGGAATCTCTGGTTCCGGCGGTGTTAACCGCCGGTCCCAGTGACGCTCTTCCGAGGGCCCGCAGCAAGTCCATTCGCGGCAGATTCTGAAGGTTTTTCTGACGTCAGAGGTGGATCGATAGGTGACGCGAGGAGGTCCGAGCCGAGGCGCACGAGCCCGGTCGCGAGGAGGCGCGCGAGCTCGCGAGTGCGTTCGTCGGGCGTGAGGGTGGACGGATCGCGTGTGGACGGCATCGGGGCACCTCGGGGTAAGCCCCAGCGCCCTTCGCGTCGCGACCGGCGGGCTGGCGGATGAATGGGAGAAAAGTCTCTACCTTAGATGTTACGCAGTGCGGCATTTTTGGGCCTTGCGCGGGTGTGGGTGTGGGTCTACGATCGTGTCATGAGCGTGCCCAAGGTGTTCCCGCAGGACTACATCGACTTCTTGATCGCGACCCCGAAGGGGTACTCGGGTACGGAGGCAGCTCGGGTACAACCGAGCCAACCCGACCCGCCGGCCCACGATGCGTTTACCCGTCTGCTCGCGCGCGTGGAACCCGATCCCGACACCCTTTGGGCCGAAGCACGAACCCAGGTCCGGCGCGACGACGGGGTGCTGGTCGTGGACGATTCGACCCTGGACAAGCCCTACGCCCGAGCCATCGAACTGGTCACCCGGCACTGGTCCGGCAAGCACCACGCGGTCGTTCGGGGGATCAACCTAGTGTCCCTGCTGTGGACCGACGGGGACCGACACATCCCGTGCGACTACCGGATCTACAACAAGGACGCCGACGCGCGCACCAAGAACGACCACTTCGGGGACATGATCCGGGGCGCCTATGCCCGGGGCTTCAAGCCCCGGGGCGTCGTGTTCGACGGGTGGTACAGCAGCCTGGATAATCTGAAACTGATCCGCAACTGCGGGTGGGTGTGGCTCACCCGGCTCAAGTCGAACCGGCTCGTGAACAAGGATCGAGAGGGCACACGGGCGC
The Gemmata palustris DNA segment above includes these coding regions:
- a CDS encoding recombinase family protein, producing the protein MTSHTTRLNRPQPQPKPADREPVKRVRCAIYTRKSTEEGLEQEFNSLDAQREAGEAFVRSQAGEGWALSPEKYDDGGYTGGNTDRPGLHKLLEHVSDGKVDCIIVYKVDRLSRSLLDFAQLMRTFEDKKVAFVSVTQQFNTATSMGRLVLNVLLSFAQFEREIISERTRDKIAATRRKGKWAGGHPVLGYDIDPGGYKLALNTAEAERVRQIFALYLEHGALVPVVTELERRQWTTKRWATRKGPEQGGKPFDRTNLYNLLTNPLYVGHVRYKDEVHAGEHPAIVDPGVFAAVQHALTRNGRTGGALVRNPFGALLKGLLRCGPCGCAMTPSHSTKGNKRYRYYVCGTAQKRGYRACPSKSIPAEPIEGFVVERVRGVGRDPELLRQVLEQAREKGAARTAELEAEHRGLEKDLRAWHGEVRRLSVQLKPGEDNWPLVARLADLHARIEAAEHRAAKVREHIRTVTSQLIPEDDAARALAAFDPVWGTLTPLERARVIALLVEKVEYDGRDGQVTVSFHPTGIKALADEWAARPDQREIA
- a CDS encoding DUF2924 domain-containing protein; translation: MEINVAKELAALQRLTPTDLRARYAEVFGEPTTTGNRTWLVRRIAWRLQVLAEGDLSARARTRAVQLARDADIRLIPPKGSTASAGPVHTGTVPRDTSDARLPPPGSVITRAYKGATVHVKVLPTGFEYDGRVFPSLSAVAKAVTGTHCNGFHFFKLNKPERA
- a CDS encoding IS701 family transposase, with product MSVPKVFPQDYIDFLIATPKGYSGTEAARVQPSQPDPPAHDAFTRLLARVEPDPDTLWAEARTQVRRDDGVLVVDDSTLDKPYARAIELVTRHWSGKHHAVVRGINLVSLLWTDGDRHIPCDYRIYNKDADARTKNDHFGDMIRGAYARGFKPRGVVFDGWYSSLDNLKLIRNCGWVWLTRLKSNRLVNKDREGTRALEHTTIAATGTDVWLTGFGLVKVFGIATPDGGTAYWATNDLGMTDLTRVQLAEFSWAIEHYHRGIKQCTGIERCQCRTARAQRNHIGLALRAFLRFEAHCFATGISWVEAKTAIIREAVRDYLTRPHIGFPNHRTA